In the Limanda limanda chromosome 1, fLimLim1.1, whole genome shotgun sequence genome, one interval contains:
- the nrarpa gene encoding notch-regulated ankyrin repeat-containing protein A codes for MSQAEVSTCSQPQRVFQEAVKKGNTKELHSLLQNMTNCEFNVNSFGPEGQTALHQSVIDGNLELVKLLVKFGADIRLANREGWSALHIAAFGGHQDIVLYLITKAKYSSGAR; via the coding sequence ATGAGCCAGGCGGAGGTGTCGACGTGCTCCCAGCCGCAGAGGGTTTTCCAGGAGGCGGTGAAGAAGGGCAACACCAAGGAGCTGCACTCGTTGCTGCAGAACATGACGAACTGCGAGTTCAACGTCAACTCCTTCGGGCCGGAGGGACAGACGGCCCTGCACCAGTCCGTCATTGACGGCAACCTGGAGCTGGTAAAACTGCTGGTGAAGTTTGGCGCAGACATCCGACTGGCCAACAGGGAAGGGTGGAGCGCTTTACACATCGCCGCCTTCGGGGGCCACCAAGACATTGTGCTATACCTCATCACCAAGGCCAAGTACTCCTCTGGCGCCCGGTga